One window of the Delphinus delphis chromosome 20, mDelDel1.2, whole genome shotgun sequence genome contains the following:
- the PTGIR gene encoding prostacyclin receptor produces MADSCQNLTYVRDSVGPATSALMFVAGVVGNGLALGILGARRRSRPSAFAVLVTGLAVTDLLGTCFLSPVVFAAYARNSSLLGLARGRPALCDAFAFAMTFFGLASTLILFAMAVERCLALSHPYLYARLDGPRRARLALPAIYGFCAVFCSLPLLGLGQHQQYCPGSWCFIRMRSAELGGCAFSLAYASLVALLVATIFLCNGSVTLSLCRMYRQQRRHHGSLVPSPRAGEDEVDHLILLALMTGIMAVCSLPLTIHGFTQAIAPDSSEMGDLLAFRFNAFNPILDPWVFILFRKAVFQRLKLWFCCLCLRPGPGDLQTSLSQPASGRKGSRAPTALGGKDGSWVHSSAWGEGQGAPLPVLQPSSSTVGTPSKVGSETACSLC; encoded by the exons ATGGCGGATTCGTGCCAGAACCTCACGTACGTGCGGGACTCGGTGGGCCCGGCCACCAGCGCCCTGATGTTCGTGGCGGGCGTGGTGGGCAACGGGCTGGCGCTGGGCATCTTGGGGGCGCGGCGACGGTCACGCCCCTCGGCCTTCGCGGTGCTGGTCACCGGGCTGGCGGTCACCGACCTGCTGGGCACGTGCTTCCTGAGTCCAGTGGTGTTCGCGGCCTACGCCCGCAACAGCTCGCTGCTGGGCCTGGCCCGGGGCCGCCCGGCGCTGTGCGATGCCTTCGCCTTCGCCATGACCTTCTTCGGCCTGGCCTCCACGCTCATCCTCTTCGCCATGGCCGTGGAGCGCTGCCTGGCGCTCAGCCACCCCTACCTCTACGCCCGGCTGGACGGGCCGCGCCGCGCCCGCCTGGCGCTGCCCGCCATCTACGGCTTCTGCGCCGTCTTCTGCTCGCTGCCCCTGCTGGGCCTGGGCCAACACCAGCAGTACTGCCCGGGCAGCTGGTGCTTCATCCGTATGCGCTCGGCCGAGCTGGGCGGCTGCGCATTCTCGCTGGCCTACGCCAGCCTCGTGGCCCTGCTGGTGGCCACCATCTTCCTCTGCAACGGCTCGGTCACCCTCAGCCTCTGCCGCATGTACCGCCAGCAGAGGCGCCACCACGGCTCGCTGGTCCCCAGCCCCCGGGCGGGCGAAGACGAGGTTGACCACCTGATTCTGCTGGCCCTCATGACGGGCATCATGGCCGTGTGCTCCCTGCCTCTCACG ATCCACGGCTTCACCCAGGCCATCGCCCCGGACAGCAGTGAGATGGGGGACCTCCTCGCTTTCCGTTTCAATGCCTTCAACCCCATCCTGGATCCCTGGGTCTTCATCCTTTTCCGCAAGGCCGTCTTCCAGCGGCTCAAGCTCTGGTTCTGTTGCTTGTGCCTGAGGCCTGGCCCGGGCGACTTGCAGACGTCCCTCTCCCAGCCGGCCTCGGGGAGGAAGGGCTCAAGGGCCCCCACTGCTCTCGGGGGGAAGGATGGGAGCTGGGTGCATTCGTCAGCCTGGGGCGAGGGGCAGGGGGCACCCTTGCCTGTCCTACAGCCATCCAGCAGCACCGTGGGAACACCGTCCAAAGTGGGGTCCGAGACAGCCTGCTCCCTCTGCTGA
- the GNG8 gene encoding guanine nucleotide-binding protein G(I)/G(S)/G(O) subunit gamma-8 isoform X1: MGVREKPRVSMSNNMAKIAEARKTVEQLKLEVNIDRMKVSQAAAELLAFCETHAKDDPLVTPVPAAENPFRDKRLFCVLL, from the exons ATGGGTGTACGAGAGAAACCTCGTGTGT CCATGTCCAACAACATGGCCAAGATAGCGGAGGCCCGGAAGACGGTGGAACAGCTGAAGCTGGAGGTGAACATCGACCGTATGAAG GTGTCACAGGCGGCGGCCGAACTCCTGGCCTTCTGCGAGACTCATGCCAAAGACGACCCGTTGGTGACGCCGGTACCCGCCGCAGAGAACCCCTTCCGCGACAAGCGCCTCTTCTGCGTCCTGCTCTGA
- the GNG8 gene encoding guanine nucleotide-binding protein G(I)/G(S)/G(O) subunit gamma-8 isoform X2 has protein sequence MSNNMAKIAEARKTVEQLKLEVNIDRMKVSQAAAELLAFCETHAKDDPLVTPVPAAENPFRDKRLFCVLL, from the exons ATGTCCAACAACATGGCCAAGATAGCGGAGGCCCGGAAGACGGTGGAACAGCTGAAGCTGGAGGTGAACATCGACCGTATGAAG GTGTCACAGGCGGCGGCCGAACTCCTGGCCTTCTGCGAGACTCATGCCAAAGACGACCCGTTGGTGACGCCGGTACCCGCCGCAGAGAACCCCTTCCGCGACAAGCGCCTCTTCTGCGTCCTGCTCTGA